Part of the Carnobacterium pleistocenium FTR1 genome is shown below.
CTTCATTCTTCAGTTTTTTCTTCATCTCTTCTAAAGCTTGGTATAAAGCCCCAACTCCATCAGGTTCCATATGTTCAATCGTTATTTGATAATTTCCACTGGCTTCATATAAAGAAATGCGTCCAATAACAAGTACCTTCATTCCTTCTTCAGGAGTAAATTTAAGTTTTTGAAAAGCCGGCTTAAACATGATAGCAGAAATTTTTGCATGATCATCTTTTAAACTGAAGTATTGATGCGCATTTGGTCTATTTCTAAAGTTAGAAATTTCACCTGTCAAATAGATTCTTTCCAAATAAGGATCACGTTCAAATTTCCGTTTAATGTATCTAGTCAATGCGGTGACCGTTAAGTAATCATCTGACACTTTATTCACTCCTTTGGCAACGTTGCTTCATTAAGAAAACACTATCTTTTTTTTCGTGAGTTAGAAGCAATTTTTTTAGCACTTTCAATCGTTTGATACAAGAGCATTGTAATCGTCATTGGGCCTACTCCTTTAGGAACTGGCGTTAAATAGGCAGCCACTTCAGCTACTTCATCACTTTTTACATCACCAATCAATTTCCCATTCTGATCACGATTCATTCCTACGTCAACAACTGCGGCACCTGGTTTGATAAATTCCTTCGTCACAAAGTGTCCTCTGCCCATCGCGACAACTAAAATATCAGCCGTACGAGCCAACTCAGCTAAATTTTTTGTTTTAGAATGAGCTACAGTAACCGTTGCATTTTTCATCAACAAAAGTTGGGCCATTGGTTTTCCAACAATATTGCTGCGACCTATGACTACTGCCGTTTTTCCTTCGATTTCCACCTGATACCGTTCCAAGATTTTCATAATACCATAAGGCGTACACGGTATTTTATCTGGTTGTCCTATAAGTAATTTCCCCATGTTTACAGGATGAAAGCCATCAACATCCTTTACAGAATCAATAGTATTGAGTATTTTATCTGAATCAATCTGCTTTGGCAAAGGTAATTGAACCAATATTCCATGAAAAGATGGATCCTCATTATATCGTTTGACTTCATTCACTAATTCTTCTTCTGTTATATTTGTTGGATAACGCTTTACGATTGAATGAAAACCTAAATTTTTCGCACGCTTTTCTTTGTTTTTAACATAGATTTGACTTGCAGGATCTTCTCCCACTAATAATACAACTAAACCAGGAATAATCCCTTCATTCTTAAGTTTATTGACCTTATCTTGCATCTCAATCGTCATTTCATCGGCTAACAATTTACCGCTCATAATTATTGCACTCATACGAATCCCACCTTTTTCGTCTCAATTAAAGTAAAATAATTTTATCATACTTATCTTATCATAAGAATTCGAACAGTTATACCCTCAAATTTTCATAGTAGCTATTTCTAAAAATGAGTACTAATCTATAAAATAGTAAAAATAGATCATTTAACAAACGTTGTTGGTACAAGTGTTCCACCATATTCTTTTGGAAATGAACGGCGTTATTATTCTAAATAAATAATTTGATTTACTTGATCAATCAACACTAAAATCACGCGCCTTCTTTTTATACAAAAAGAGGCATGAATGAATTTCTTCATCCACACCAAAAAATGTACACTCTAAAAATAAAACTTATTCAACTTCGTTTTTACTGTCTTCATTTACTATGTTTGCTAAAACACCGTTAACAAATTTTCTTGATTTTTCATCACTGTACTTTTTAGTAATTTCCAGTGCTTCATTTAATGCAACTCTGTCAGGCACATCTGAAACGTACATCATCTCAAAAATGGCTACTCGAATGATAATTAAATCCGTTTTAGCAAGGCGATCTAATGACCAGTTTTCTAAATGACCTTTAATTTTTTCATCTATTTCATCTTGTTTTTCCATTACACCTGATACAAGTAAGTCTAAATAACTTGGTACCAAAACTGTTTCAACTTCGTCAACTAATTCATTTGCACTTGTTAAAGCTTGTTGCATAGCTTCATCTTTAGACAATTCATCATTAACGGCAAGTTGAAAAAGAGACTGTAACGCTTTTTCTCTAATATCGCGTCTTGTTAAGCTCACTATTCGTCACCATCTTCTTCTTTATCAAGATCTAATAATTCTTGTAATTCAGTTTTTTCTGGGATAATTCCTACAATATGAACATTCACTTCGGCTAACTCGATGTCAGTCATTTGAAGTAATTGTTCTCTTACTTTTTCTTGAATCTCTAAAGCAACTTTTGGTACTGATACACCGTAAACAAAATAACAGTAAATATCTACTTTTAGGCCCTCTTCACCAGATGTTAAATGAACACCTTTTTTATGGTCTACTCGACCAAATAATTCAGAAACACCAGAAGAGATTTTCCCATGCATTGCATAGACTCCGTCTACTTTATTTGCAGCAATACCAGAAATTACTTCAATTACTTGAGGAGCTACTTCTATTTCCCCAAGAGTACCTTTAGTATCATGTATCGCAACAGTTGATTCTTCAGTCATAAGTCAAACCTCCTATATTCATTTCTTTTATACTCAAATTCAAATGATTATGCACGCGATACGTAAGAACCGTCTTGAGTGTTAACAATTAAGATATCATCCACATTTACAAAGAAAGGAACGTTAACAGTTGCTCCTGTTTCTAATGTAGCCGGTTTTGTTCCACCTGAGGAAGTATCCCCACGAATACCGGGTTCTGTTTCAGCAACACGTAATTGGACTGTATTTGGTAATTCAACGCCTAACACTTCTGTATCATACATTAAAACATGAACTTCCATATTTTCTTTCAAATACTTTAATTCATCGGCAATAGACTCACCGGGCATTTCAATCTGTTCATATGTTTCACTATCCATAAAAACATATGAACCAGCACTTTCATATAAATATTGCATTTTATTATTATTGATTTGAGCTTTTTTAACTTTTTCACCTGCACGGAACGTTTTTTCTTGTACGGCACCAGAACGCAAATTTTTAAGTTTTGAACGCACGAAAGCAGCACCTTTACCTGGTTTTACATGTTGAAAGTCTATAACACGCCAAATTGCACCATCTACTTCGATTGTTACACCTGTTTTAAAGACATTTACTGAAATCATTTAATTTTCCTCCTATGAGTCCGTTCCTATTTTTCTGTATAAGTGTATCATTTTTTCAGTGTTCTGCCTAATAAATTGTAGATAAATACTATTACAATATGATTAGTTCTTTTGGAGAATGGGTAATAACTTCATTTCCATTTTCAGTAATGACCAAATCATCTTCAATTCTCACTCCACCAAAGCCTGGAAGATAGATTCCTGGTTCATTAGTAATCACATTTCCAGGTACAAATAATTTTTCCGCTAATTTGGAAACATTTGGTCCTTCATGAATCTCTAATCCAATCCCGTGACCAGTAGAATGACCAAAAGCCTCTCCATAACCATGACTTGCAATATGGTCGCGTGCAATGGCATCTAATTGGACACCAGACATACCTGGTTTAGCTGCGTCAATAACTTTCAGTTGTGCTTCAAGCGTAATCGCATAGATTTCTTTTAATTTTGCGCTAGGTTCACCCACTGCAACTGTTCTCGTCATATCAGAAACATAGCCGTCATAATAGCAGCCAAAGTCAATTGTGACAAAATCTCCTGTTTCGATTTTCTTATGACTGGCTACCCCATGAGGCATTGCCGAACGAATTCCGCTGGCTACGATTGTTTCAAATGATACCCCTGTTGCTCCTAGACCGCGCATATGGAAATCAAGTAGATTAGCAACTTCAATTTCTGTCATACCAGGCTTTATTTCTCCCAAGATAAACTTAAATGCTGCATCAGAAATAGAACAGGCTTTTTTGATGATCTTGATTTCCGTTTCATCCTTAACTTCTCTTAGTTCTTCCATTAATCCTTTTACTGGAATCAATTCACTTGAAATAATTTCTTCTAATAAATCAAAGGTACTGTATGTGACAAAATCTTGTTCAAAACCTAAAGTTTGAATATTTTTTCTATCTACTAATTTTGCCACTTCATTAAAAATAGGTCCTACATTTGTAATGACTTCAAATCCTACCGCTTGTGCTGCCACTTGTTCAGTATATCTAAAATCAGTCACAAAGTAAGCTTCATCTGCTGTGATGACACTTAAACCCGTTGTACCTGTAAAGTTTGAAATGTACCGTAAATTATAAGGACTCGTTACTAATAATGCCTCAACACCTTTTTTTTTCATTCCTTCACGTAATTTAGTTAGTCTAGTCATTATTCATCACTCCTTATTTTGTATGTATCGTACTATCTTTTTAAGTAGTCGCCTCTATTCAAACATTATATCAAATAGAACCACAAAAAGAAATAACCTCACTTAAGCTAACAGTGAAGTTACTCCTCGTTTCTTGCTTTTATTTTACTACAGAAGATTTCACCTCTTCGGTTAGTTCCTTATTGTCAAAAATTCCAGTAGATTTTTGCTCTAATTGGATTTCTATCTGTTTTGAAAAAACATTTTTAAGTGTTCCATTTAAAGTAAATGAATTTATGCTTGTTTTTTGGATCGTCACTGTTCCATCAGAAAAAATAACCATGCCATTTTCTATTTCTTGATTTAATTCATATTGTCTCTTTAATTCCATTCTAGAAAGGGTTAGCATGCTTTCAACTTTATAATAGTGTTTTGTCATTCTTAATTGGTTGATTTGATTTTCAAAAATTCTATTTGTTCCTAAAAGTACGATACTCAATAGCAAAACGAACACCATCACTGAAGGTAGAACGGCTCCCTTTTCATTCATCTTGAACACCTACTAAATTATTCTCAATAGGTACCTGTGCATGATAGGTTTCTTGATTTAAAAAAGTTACTGTAATCTCTATAAATGAATGATTTTGAACAAAATTCAATGATTTTACTTTCATTAGCATAGGTTGATGTCCTCCAGACCCCGTTCGGCGTCTTAGTACTTCAAAGTGTCTTTCATAATAAATCATTTCCTTAAACTGACCTTCTTCATCCAATAACTTAAACTGTAATTCACTTGGTTTAGCCTTCACAAAAACAAGACCTTCTATATTATACTCAAATTGGTTCAAAAACATATGCCATTCAAGTTGTCTCTCTTCAAAAGTTTGTTTGCGTATTGTTTTGTATTGTGTCGTTGCAAAGTTTAAAAGAGAGATACATAAAACTAAAATAAATAAAGCTGCTAAAGCCTCTATCAATGTAAAACCATTTTGGTCAAGGGTTAGATGCTTGAAAAGAAAGGATTTCAATGAAAATTTCTTCTTCTCCATG
Proteins encoded:
- a CDS encoding bifunctional methylenetetrahydrofolate dehydrogenase/methenyltetrahydrofolate cyclohydrolase, whose product is MSAIIMSGKLLADEMTIEMQDKVNKLKNEGIIPGLVVLLVGEDPASQIYVKNKEKRAKNLGFHSIVKRYPTNITEEELVNEVKRYNEDPSFHGILVQLPLPKQIDSDKILNTIDSVKDVDGFHPVNMGKLLIGQPDKIPCTPYGIMKILERYQVEIEGKTAVVIGRSNIVGKPMAQLLLMKNATVTVAHSKTKNLAELARTADILVVAMGRGHFVTKEFIKPGAAVVDVGMNRDQNGKLIGDVKSDEVAEVAAYLTPVPKGVGPMTITMLLYQTIESAKKIASNSRKKR
- the nusB gene encoding transcription antitermination factor NusB; the protein is MSLTRRDIREKALQSLFQLAVNDELSKDEAMQQALTSANELVDEVETVLVPSYLDLLVSGVMEKQDEIDEKIKGHLENWSLDRLAKTDLIIIRVAIFEMMYVSDVPDRVALNEALEITKKYSDEKSRKFVNGVLANIVNEDSKNEVE
- a CDS encoding Asp23/Gls24 family envelope stress response protein, which gives rise to MTEESTVAIHDTKGTLGEIEVAPQVIEVISGIAANKVDGVYAMHGKISSGVSELFGRVDHKKGVHLTSGEEGLKVDIYCYFVYGVSVPKVALEIQEKVREQLLQMTDIELAEVNVHIVGIIPEKTELQELLDLDKEEDGDE
- the efp gene encoding elongation factor P is translated as MISVNVFKTGVTIEVDGAIWRVIDFQHVKPGKGAAFVRSKLKNLRSGAVQEKTFRAGEKVKKAQINNNKMQYLYESAGSYVFMDSETYEQIEMPGESIADELKYLKENMEVHVLMYDTEVLGVELPNTVQLRVAETEPGIRGDTSSGGTKPATLETGATVNVPFFVNVDDILIVNTQDGSYVSRA
- a CDS encoding M24 family metallopeptidase, giving the protein MMTRLTKLREGMKKKGVEALLVTSPYNLRYISNFTGTTGLSVITADEAYFVTDFRYTEQVAAQAVGFEVITNVGPIFNEVAKLVDRKNIQTLGFEQDFVTYSTFDLLEEIISSELIPVKGLMEELREVKDETEIKIIKKACSISDAAFKFILGEIKPGMTEIEVANLLDFHMRGLGATGVSFETIVASGIRSAMPHGVASHKKIETGDFVTIDFGCYYDGYVSDMTRTVAVGEPSAKLKEIYAITLEAQLKVIDAAKPGMSGVQLDAIARDHIASHGYGEAFGHSTGHGIGLEIHEGPNVSKLAEKLFVPGNVITNEPGIYLPGFGGVRIEDDLVITENGNEVITHSPKELIIL
- the comGF gene encoding competence type IV pilus minor pilin ComGF, translated to MEKKKFSLKSFLFKHLTLDQNGFTLIEALAALFILVLCISLLNFATTQYKTIRKQTFEERQLEWHMFLNQFEYNIEGLVFVKAKPSELQFKLLDEEGQFKEMIYYERHFEVLRRRTGSGGHQPMLMKVKSLNFVQNHSFIEITVTFLNQETYHAQVPIENNLVGVQDE